In Chryseobacterium viscerum, one DNA window encodes the following:
- a CDS encoding glycosyltransferase, with protein MSLSVNYHGFFDGNFGISEATRLNALALEAIGIKVNRINYSSETFERIDSGSEASSSINVFHININFINNFFSKNQDLNLKDHYNIIYWAWEFPEVSDKVVEILNVFDELWVPSDFCVNIFTKYTGIPVIRFSHPIQKMAESKDFELDQYNISSDSKIYLTIFDSLSTTIRKNPEATLEAFTTVFKEDKNSVLIVKTHNLERSKDAQKALEAYNNIPNVIIINEHFSKEKLHSLIQQSDVLISLHGSEGFGLTMAEAMAYGKIVVGTGYSGNLDFMNVNNSFLIQYNFIKTSNTKGLIDEGLTLAKPSLKDAVEKLQYIKNNFENLTAIKEKAKSQIAENFSIQSIGELFKIRLGFIDGFDKKESSGGSDVNNVFYLSEIERLNTRVNYLERTLYNKIRKKVNAFFKKGRK; from the coding sequence ATGTCATTAAGTGTAAATTACCATGGTTTTTTTGATGGAAATTTTGGAATTTCCGAAGCCACCAGGCTGAATGCCTTAGCATTGGAAGCAATTGGTATCAAAGTAAACCGGATTAATTATTCCAGCGAAACTTTTGAAAGAATTGATTCGGGTTCCGAAGCATCATCTTCAATTAATGTTTTCCACATTAATATCAATTTTATTAACAATTTTTTCTCTAAGAATCAGGATCTGAATCTTAAGGATCATTATAACATCATCTATTGGGCCTGGGAATTTCCTGAAGTTTCCGATAAGGTTGTCGAAATATTAAATGTTTTTGATGAGCTTTGGGTTCCAAGTGATTTCTGTGTCAATATATTCACAAAATATACAGGAATTCCGGTAATCAGATTTTCTCACCCGATTCAAAAGATGGCAGAGTCTAAAGATTTTGAGCTGGACCAGTATAATATTTCTTCAGATTCAAAGATCTATCTTACGATTTTTGATTCTTTGAGTACTACTATCAGAAAAAACCCTGAAGCAACACTTGAAGCTTTCACGACGGTTTTCAAAGAGGATAAAAACAGTGTTCTTATTGTAAAAACACATAATCTTGAAAGAAGCAAAGATGCTCAGAAAGCTTTGGAAGCGTACAATAATATTCCGAATGTAATCATCATTAACGAGCATTTCTCAAAAGAAAAACTACATTCTCTGATCCAGCAGTCTGATGTTCTGATTTCTCTCCACGGTTCGGAAGGTTTCGGGCTGACAATGGCAGAAGCTATGGCTTATGGAAAAATTGTAGTCGGAACCGGTTATTCCGGAAACCTGGATTTTATGAATGTAAATAACAGCTTCCTGATCCAATACAATTTTATCAAAACATCCAATACAAAAGGATTGATTGATGAAGGTTTAACACTTGCCAAACCAAGCCTTAAAGATGCTGTTGAAAAGCTTCAGTATATCAAAAACAATTTTGAAAACCTAACCGCAATCAAAGAAAAAGCGAAATCACAAATTGCAGAAAATTTTTCTATTCAATCTATTGGGGAACTGTTCAAAATAAGACTGGGTTTCATTGATGGTTTTGATAAAAAAGAAAGCAGCGGAGGTAGTGATGTAAATAATGTTTTCTATTTGAGCGAAATTGAAAGGTTAAATACCAGAGTCAATTATCTTGAACGTACTCTTTATAATAAAATAAGAAAAAAAGTAAACGCGTTTTTTAAAAAAGGCAGAAAATAA
- a CDS encoding glycosyltransferase encodes MTKRILFFFPENPFSNRAGNTTRAKTTLTVLKKMGYHIDLVGSAEIYKSQNDTTDIDKSIVDQLFLINHKPPKVKTSSDYWKHKISKFYKKPNEYNHLLTDFAKKEFINILNKDKYDAIIINYEFWAGLIDNESMKNTLKIVDTHDWITLNEFYKNKSLDIGKRFNEEINNLSKFDKVITISEDEHLVFKRFLGEKVINIPPSFTSHFEKNNTGKKYDLIFVGSENIFNIQSMKWFFDHVYPSLPQNIHIIIIGRICKHFQEREGVKLVEYAENLEEYYHQSKIAICPMLEGTGVKIKVIEALSYGLPVVGTERAIDGFPAKTSNGCLVTDNPDFFKDQIMSLLQDESFYQDMKIQAEAYFKNNFSEEKAIEKWKNILH; translated from the coding sequence ATGACAAAAAGAATTCTGTTTTTTTTTCCTGAAAATCCATTTTCAAACAGGGCAGGAAATACTACAAGAGCAAAAACTACCCTTACTGTATTAAAAAAAATGGGATACCATATTGATCTGGTAGGGTCTGCTGAAATTTACAAGAGCCAAAACGACACTACAGACATTGATAAAAGTATTGTTGACCAGCTGTTTTTAATAAACCATAAACCTCCGAAGGTAAAAACATCTTCAGATTACTGGAAGCATAAAATATCAAAATTCTATAAAAAACCTAATGAGTATAACCACTTATTAACAGATTTTGCAAAGAAGGAGTTTATCAACATCTTAAATAAGGATAAGTATGATGCCATCATTATCAATTATGAATTCTGGGCAGGATTAATTGATAATGAGTCTATGAAAAATACTTTAAAAATTGTAGACACCCACGACTGGATCACGCTTAATGAATTTTATAAAAACAAATCATTAGATATTGGAAAACGCTTCAATGAAGAGATAAATAATCTTTCAAAATTTGATAAGGTGATCACCATATCCGAAGATGAGCATCTTGTTTTTAAAAGATTTTTGGGTGAAAAGGTAATCAACATACCACCTTCCTTTACATCTCACTTTGAAAAAAATAATACAGGTAAAAAGTATGATTTAATTTTTGTGGGATCTGAAAACATTTTCAATATTCAATCAATGAAATGGTTTTTTGATCATGTATATCCCTCACTTCCCCAAAACATTCATATTATAATTATTGGAAGGATATGCAAGCACTTCCAGGAAAGAGAAGGAGTAAAGTTGGTGGAATATGCAGAAAATTTAGAAGAATATTACCACCAGTCAAAAATTGCGATTTGCCCGATGCTGGAGGGTACCGGTGTTAAAATCAAAGTAATAGAAGCATTATCTTACGGACTTCCTGTTGTAGGAACAGAAAGAGCGATTGATGGCTTTCCGGCAAAAACATCAAATGGCTGCTTAGTAACTGACAATCCAGATTTTTTCAAAGATCAAATCATGTCATTATTACAAGATGAATCTTTTTATCAGGATATGAAAATACAGGCTGAAGCCTATTTTAAGAACAATTTTTCTGAAGAAAAAGCGATAGAAAAATGGAAAAACATTTTACATTAA
- a CDS encoding glycosyltransferase family 4 protein, with the protein MKDKIAIVVQRYGLEINGGAELHARLLAEKLSGIYDIEIITTCAIEFERWDNHYPEGIEIINDIKVRRFKTLKKDLKKFSGLSKTVRNLYKYYSRKLSVLNFPYLLYKRFKYNKKDFNFNEWLEVQGPFSNDLIQFIKDKKEDYKAFIFFTYLYHPTNIGIREVADKSILIPTAHDEPQFYLDGYSQLFSLPKFIMYNTQIEKDFVEKVYPQAKKLKSEIAGIGFDDYDVTSGILPQDLYQSKYFIYIGRIVEDKGCVMMIEYFKDFKEKYPEYRDVKLVLVGKNSLDEKITQGDDIILTGFVDHELKNALLANASALIMPSFYESLSLITLEAMLLKIPVIVNKNCDVLYSHIEKSETGKSFINSIEFSKALTFYLQQTQEDLMSEGNKAKNYVLKNYSWDTIINKFNSAIKSLS; encoded by the coding sequence ATGAAAGACAAAATTGCAATAGTAGTTCAAAGATATGGGTTGGAGATCAACGGAGGTGCAGAACTTCACGCAAGATTGTTAGCTGAAAAATTGTCTGGCATCTATGATATTGAAATTATTACAACCTGTGCTATAGAATTCGAACGCTGGGATAATCATTATCCGGAAGGAATTGAAATCATCAATGATATTAAAGTAAGAAGATTTAAAACTTTAAAAAAAGACTTAAAAAAATTCAGCGGGCTAAGTAAAACAGTTCGTAACTTATATAAGTATTACAGCAGAAAGCTAAGCGTTCTAAACTTCCCTTATTTGCTTTATAAGAGATTTAAATACAACAAAAAAGATTTTAATTTCAATGAATGGTTGGAAGTACAGGGGCCATTTTCCAATGATTTAATTCAGTTTATAAAAGATAAAAAAGAAGATTATAAGGCTTTTATTTTCTTCACTTACTTATACCATCCTACCAATATAGGAATCAGAGAAGTGGCTGACAAAAGTATTCTCATTCCAACGGCACATGACGAGCCTCAGTTTTATCTTGATGGATATTCCCAATTATTTTCTCTTCCGAAATTCATCATGTACAATACACAGATTGAAAAAGATTTTGTAGAGAAAGTTTATCCTCAGGCAAAAAAGCTAAAGTCAGAAATTGCAGGGATTGGTTTCGATGATTATGACGTTACATCAGGCATATTACCACAGGATCTTTATCAAAGCAAATATTTCATTTATATAGGTAGAATTGTTGAAGACAAAGGCTGTGTCATGATGATTGAATATTTTAAAGATTTCAAAGAAAAATATCCTGAATATCGGGACGTAAAATTAGTTTTGGTAGGTAAAAATTCTCTTGATGAAAAAATAACTCAGGGAGATGATATTATCCTGACAGGATTTGTAGATCATGAGCTTAAAAATGCTCTGCTGGCAAATGCAAGCGCACTTATAATGCCCTCATTCTATGAAAGTCTTTCATTAATTACATTAGAAGCCATGTTACTGAAAATCCCTGTCATTGTCAATAAAAACTGTGACGTTCTGTATTCGCATATTGAAAAAAGTGAAACCGGGAAAAGTTTTATCAACAGTATTGAATTTTCCAAGGCTCTGACTTTTTACTTGCAGCAAACGCAGGAAGATCTGATGTCCGAAGGTAATAAAGCAAAAAATTATGTCTTAAAAAACTATTCATGGGACACTATTATCAACAAATTTAATTCAGCCATTAAATCTTTATCATGA
- a CDS encoding glycosyltransferase family 2 protein gives MEKHFTLMDDLAIIILNYNSFDDTSREVNSLLSEGIPQKSIYVVDNNSKDRKEIEKLGSQKQINYILSDYNGGYAFGNNLAIKKAIEDGKNYFLLLNPDIEISRSTISQLYKDLKELPDIGIIGPRICYRNIRDRIFSDGGLLFPEEGFQGGHTHSEKDKNHVNAPHYNYNIKYVDGSALMFRKEILDDVGLMNTSFFMYYEESEWCLRLLKNTKWKIAVNTQCEAFNLASDKGSFYEYYITRNRIWMCRLYEGNLKYVTKERWKFARKALKKGKFSMAKAYIKGILDGLYSNLEKIKNE, from the coding sequence ATGGAAAAACATTTTACATTAATGGATGATTTAGCAATTATTATACTGAATTACAATTCTTTTGATGACACCAGCCGGGAAGTTAATTCATTATTAAGCGAAGGTATCCCGCAGAAATCTATTTATGTAGTAGATAATAATTCAAAAGACAGAAAAGAAATTGAGAAGCTGGGATCTCAAAAGCAAATCAACTATATTTTGAGTGATTATAACGGTGGCTATGCTTTCGGTAATAATTTAGCTATTAAAAAAGCTATCGAAGACGGTAAGAATTATTTTTTATTATTAAATCCGGACATTGAAATATCACGCAGTACAATCAGCCAGTTATATAAAGATTTAAAAGAACTTCCGGATATTGGAATAATCGGTCCCCGCATTTGCTACAGAAACATTCGTGACAGAATATTTTCAGATGGTGGACTGCTGTTTCCCGAGGAGGGTTTTCAGGGTGGACATACCCATTCTGAAAAGGATAAGAATCATGTAAATGCTCCTCATTATAATTACAACATAAAATATGTAGATGGAAGTGCATTAATGTTCAGAAAGGAAATATTAGATGATGTGGGTTTAATGAACACCAGCTTTTTCATGTATTATGAAGAGTCTGAATGGTGTCTTCGCCTTCTTAAAAACACCAAATGGAAAATTGCTGTAAATACCCAATGTGAAGCTTTTAATCTTGCCAGCGACAAGGGCAGTTTTTACGAATATTATATTACCAGAAACCGAATCTGGATGTGCAGACTGTATGAGGGAAATTTAAAATATGTAACCAAGGAACGATGGAAGTTCGCAAGGAAAGCACTTAAAAAAGGAAAATTTTCTATGGCGAAAGCTTACATAAAAGGTATATTAGACGGTCTTTATTCCAATTTAGAGAAAATAAAAAATGAGTAA